The Metallosphaera hakonensis JCM 8857 = DSM 7519 genome includes the window ATTTTAGGTAGTCCACCGAACATTAGCTAAAGGGGTTATTCTCGGGATAGAGAATCACAATCCATCAGATTCCAAACAGAAATCTTCGAGATATGGCTCGACTAAACTCTGTCACGAGACTGAACGTTGGGATAAACTTGACGAACATTGACCAGAGTGAGCGATTCAGGTTTCCATTGCGAATTGTAATTATGGCAAAGATAGACTAAATAAAGGAAATTGTTAAGCACGAATCCTTACCAGTTCATACGAGAATCTTCAATTAAATTCATTCTATTTCTATAAATAAACTGAATTCGCGAAGGAGACGTGAATCGCCCAACTGTTTTCTTAGGTAGTTTCTGAGGCTTCCATGTATAGATGTGTAAGAAACGTTATTTTCAGGTAAAATACACAACTGTACCCGGTAGCCCCTAGTTTCTATCAGCTTAAGATCATCATTTTTCTCAACCAATAAACCCTAGTATTTCTGACAAGTTCTCAGCTAGGGATAAGAGATGTCTAGGTCAAATACTTACTGGAACTACTACCGTACGGAGATCTGAATCGTGATCTTAAATCGCTCCCTTACATTGCCAAAAGCCGAATCCTCCCTCCTTGACATGGGAAAAGAATCATTAAAACCCTCAAAAAATTGTTAATGACAGGCTTATCACTTCTTGACCTTAATTAGATAGCTGAAGAGTAGGGCACTCAATAATGATATTATGCTATAAATTAATGGATAAAGGAAGATTACTAACAATGAATTGATTCCAATTAGCTGTCCAATTATTTCTCCAATCTTATTAACGTCATTAATGGGATAGATCGCATAGAGAGAAAGCGAGGACAAGAGTCCTATTAGGAAGCCTCCCATCACCGAATATTTTCTGCTCAATAGTCCTAGGGGAACTCCTACAATTATCGCCGTAAATGGATATGATACAAATATCTGCATGGAGTACGCCAATACTATGGACGAGATGATAGCAATATTGTAAATAACGTTTGACCTTGTCATTATCACGCCTCCAACAAAATTCTCGCCGATATATTGAAATTATAGCCAGAATAGGATATATATTTAAAGGATAGCCACAAGGGTAACTGATCCTCCCTAAGTTCACTAACTAAGCTCTCGGAAGGCCCACCTGGAAATATCCCGTAGAATTGTGAGGAATATGGGGAGGCTATGAACCTAAGAGAAGAACCTACGGTCACATAAGGTAAGGGAACGGTGGGGATGTATGGGGTGGAACCCACTGCAAGTGTATGCGGGTCGCCGAATATGGGAATAGGACCCACAGAAAGTGCCTTCAATCCCAATGGATTGTAAATCTCCAAGAGGTGTACCTTCCCCCATTGCCATTCACTTACATTGCTTCCCAAGTTTAGTTGTAGTAGTGAGATCGCTTTGGCTAATGATTGTTCAACTAAGCCAGAGAAATTCCCATTAACCCAAGGGGACGTAGGGTCGTGTTGTGCAATATAGATGAGATCTGGGACAATGTAAGGTATACTGGCTATATCCAATATGCCTAACCCAGTGTTATTTACTATCTTCGCAATGCTGTTATTCACCATTTCAGCAACTATATACGTGTATATTGTTGGTGCTACCTCATTTTCATAAAATGTAAAATTCCATCCCCTTAGATACTTTAATGCGGTTTCCTGAGCACTGTTGTTCACGTTACTACCTATGGCCTTCAATATGAGGGGAGTAAGTAAGGATGCCCAATAATCTGTCACGTTAGACTGTAGCTTCATCATATCGCTAACGTTGACTTTTCCTTCATATTCCAGGTAGTGATAGATGTCTTCGGCTCTACCGCCGGAGCTCCAGTATCCACCAATAAATGGAAATGGGTAATTTACCCAGACGGTGGGCTGATTCGGAGCAAACGCGAAACCTCTCTCAGGATCAATCGTCTGCGGTAAGTATTTGAAGGGTATGTAACCAACCGGTTCGTATCTAGAAATAGTGCCGTTCAAGGGCGTTCTTGCACCCACAACTGACACGTTTCTGCCGTCTGGCAACGTCTCATTTATGAGCGGATAAAGCCCGGCTACAATTATACCGGCGTGATGTTTGCTAACTATTGCAAGGTTCTGCGGAGGAACGACCCAATATCTCGCTGCGTTAATTAGATTGCTAAATGACGTTGAGTTGTCCAAAAGAAATATGGAAACAACCGTGAGTATGGGTTCTTTCCAAGCTGACCAATAGATACTTATTCCGTAATTCTTGTATTTTGCCACAAGTGGACCATTATTAGTGTAGTAAACAGTATATGTTCTGCCCATCAACGTGTAATTGTACTCAGTCATTTGATGCCATTTACCGTTGTAGTAGTATTGAGTCCCATTAATCATCTCGATATAGGCATTTGAAGAGCTCCCTTCAGGAGTAGTTAATCCCCACGCAGTGTAGGAAGTGTGCCCTATGAGAACCCCTGGTATGCCAACCAGAGACCAACCTGTTACGTTCATCCCTGAGTCCACAAGTTGTAGTGGAATCCAAACTGAGGGGGAGAATAAAGGTAAATGCGGGTCGTTAGCCAGGATCGGACCTTGGGTGGAGAAATTAGAGGTCACGATCCATGAGTTGCTAGCAAATTTTGGAAAAGGGATGAAAGGGTCTGAAACGTTCAGTATGGCATACTTCATTAGAGGTACAAGCGCCTTTAGCTCGTCCTTAGTTACCCCTGTAGCCCAGGATTTGTACCAATTTAGTGACCATAGATACTGAGGCGAGATATCCTGATCTGTCAAATTGTAACCGTTGACTGTACCATCTCCTGGTACCACTGTAAGATTTCCGTTCACGAAATGAGGATAGTACGGGTTGATTTCGTTAACTTCCGTGTAGTTAAAATAGGTATAAAGTAAGGCTGACTCAAGTTCGTCATTAAATCCGGAGGTCAAACTCCAGGCCATGTACTCTCCAAAAGCTAACGAGTATCTTGGAGACCAGGAATAGGGCCTAACGTTCAACAACTTAAACTCCAAGGGCAAATCTCTGTAGTTTAAACTGTTAATGTAATCGTTAACCCCTTGGGAAAATGCCTCTAGATAAGAGTAAATAGTTGGATAATTTTGCTTTAAGTATTGTGCACTCATTATGGCGTTTTGTGGTATTCCTATTAAGTGCATGGCAACGTCAGAGGATAACGCCTTGGCCCCAACCCAAGAGCTCAAGTTTCCCATGGACAAGAGGCCGAACAATTCCAATTGGAATAACCTCTGACTAGCCTCGTAATATCCTTCAGCGAGGAAAAGGTCATGGAGGTTACTGGCATAAATATGCGCCACACCGTTACTATCTACATATATATTTACGTTCCCGGTTAAACCAGGGACGTTAACAACTTGGTTTAGAACTTTCACATTACCGGAGGAGTACCAAACCCCGAGATAAGGATTCAAAATTGATAGGGACATTGTGAAAGTTGAGATAACTAGTAATAAGATCACTAAAACACCTATTATAACATAATCATAACCCTTCAATCCTCTCCACACCTCTTATCTTTTTCCTGCTCATCATGAATTCTCAATGACAGATCATTTTAACGATAATTAATGTTTACATATATACTTTATTTATAATTATATATCGCATTGAGATTAACTTCTAGAAGTTGTTCTCTTTTTACAGTATAATGTTTAAGGGGAACTCAATCTCAAAAAGGATGCTAACTTCAATTTAAGGAAAAGCTCTCAATGAGGCCTCCGTTTACGAGAATGAAGGAGTTGTTTAGGCGAGATATATAACTAGGTGTTATGTTCCCTCGATAGTGAATCATTTTGTCTCGATGATCATTGATGGAATGAGGGTAATCGAGACCTCTCGTTTGGGTAAGAGATCGTATTACCGACCTCCATCTGCGAGACTAAGATGGGAAACTAAGGTAGGAAGCAGAATTTTGATTTGAAACGAATCCCTTGAATTTCCAGGACCAATGTCTCTACCAGGGGAATGTGGGTAAAGAGAAAGGGGCTTTTCACCTGGGTGAACCTCGCTAATCATCACTTGATTATTTTGGTTTACCCATGAGTAATTCCCACGTTTCGTATGGTAGATCAGTATCCTTTGAAAGTTATACGAGGGTATCTTGTTAACGCTAATGTTAGAGCCATGTCAAAGTCATAAGAACACGTTAATGCCGGAATCCGTTTATTGCGAGACCGGAAACGTCCGTATTACTCTCCCAAGCGGTATTTAAGGAAATCGCGTCAAGAAAATGTTCATGGTCCAGGATAACGAAGTGTACCATGCGATTCAACAACTTTACGACGGTAAGCCGGTCGCCATTTCTAGGCTTAAGAGGAAGTTTCATGGGGATCCAGGATTGGAGGAATCCCTTCAGAGGCTCGAAGCCCAGGGCAAGATTAGATCTGTATCCATTAAGGGAGGAAAGGGATTTGAACTATCTTCAGACAAGCTTGACCTGGTCCTTCTCGAGATCGTAAACTTGAGGGATGAGGTCAAGAAGTTGAGGGAATCGCTTCAGGAGAAATCCAAGATAAGGTTAGACCACTTTGACGAGGTCTACAACAGGGTTAGAGACAACTTGGGTTACGCTCACCTGCAGGTAATTAGGGTGGAGATGGGCTTGGGAAAGGAGGAGTTCTACTCGTCCCTCAGGAGCCACATTGAGGCGAACTACGACCTCATCGCTGGGGGAGAAGAGGGGTTCGTCAGGAAGGGCTCCGTTTACGGCATAGTTAAGAAGAAGAGGTAGTACACATGATCTGCAATATACCCAAGGTTACGGTCACAACGTGGAGCGCAAAGAACGTGATCTTAGCCGGTCCCACTTACAAGAGATATCTAGAGAAGACCCTTGAGGCAGTCAAGAACAAGGACGTGGCCTCAATAATAGGTCAGCCTGGTATGGGTAAGACTACCATACTCAGGAAGACCCAGGAGGAGATCAAGGGGCTGAGTTTCTTTCTGGACCTAGCCAGTAAGGCGGAGATAGGAGACGAGTTCTGGGAGAAGGTGGACCACTTTAAGCTTAAGGAGATGGTATTACCGACATTGAGGGGGAAGGGAGGTAAGTTAGGGTATGGGTTCCTGAAGAGAATAACTGGGGTGAAGTTTGAGGATTGGTTGGTCAAGGTATGCGGGAAATATGACGATCTTCATCTCAGGCTTTACTGCCTGGATTACTCCAGGAACTTCGATGGAATGCTCAGGTTTCTCTCCGATCTAAAGGAGGTAACCGAGGTGACGCTCCTAATGGACGAGGTCAGGGAATCCCACATACCCGAGATACACAGGCTAATTAACGCAGGGCTTGGGATTCCAATTGTTATGGCCATTCCCACGGACTCATATAGTAAGGTCACTGACTTGGCCATCAGGAGGAGACTTGATGAGAGCAGAGTTTCCCTGGATACGGCTTTAACTCCAGAGGACATAAGGGAGATCATAGATGCTTACTGTCACTCCCTTGTGGACGACATTTTCCCCATAATACTGTCCCTATGGAACGGCGGAGAGCTTAACACAGTTAGTTCCATGTTGCAGTACATAAAGTCGCAGGCCGAGAACTTTGAGAAGGATTGCGGGGATAACCTAGATTGCGTGAGGGAGAGGGTGAGAAGCTTCCATTCCCTCAAGAACCCAGATGAGGACTCCAGGGAGATAGAGAAGTTGATTAGGGAAGTTCTAACCTCTGACTCAAAGGAAATGGAAATTAGCTACGTTCATTCCAGGGGAAAGAGAGTGGAGGCAAAGGGTAAGAACCTGGTGGTCGGTGTCTTCTTCATTAAGGATGAGAAGGCCTTCGTGGGTTCAGTGAAGTTAATGAACGACGATAAGGAGGAGGACGAGGAGGTTAACCTATTGTCAGAGGTGAGGGTCGTGGATCATGAGAAGAGGAGTTACGAGGTTGCAGGGAGGTTCGTGCTAACGAATTCTGTGAAACTCAAGGTTCCGGACACGGTCACCAAA containing:
- a CDS encoding penicillin acylase family protein, producing MKGYDYVIIGVLVILLLVISTFTMSLSILNPYLGVWYSSGNVKVLNQVVNVPGLTGNVNIYVDSNGVAHIYASNLHDLFLAEGYYEASQRLFQLELFGLLSMGNLSSWVGAKALSSDVAMHLIGIPQNAIMSAQYLKQNYPTIYSYLEAFSQGVNDYINSLNYRDLPLEFKLLNVRPYSWSPRYSLAFGEYMAWSLTSGFNDELESALLYTYFNYTEVNEINPYYPHFVNGNLTVVPGDGTVNGYNLTDQDISPQYLWSLNWYKSWATGVTKDELKALVPLMKYAILNVSDPFIPFPKFASNSWIVTSNFSTQGPILANDPHLPLFSPSVWIPLQLVDSGMNVTGWSLVGIPGVLIGHTSYTAWGLTTPEGSSSNAYIEMINGTQYYYNGKWHQMTEYNYTLMGRTYTVYYTNNGPLVAKYKNYGISIYWSAWKEPILTVVSIFLLDNSTSFSNLINAARYWVVPPQNLAIVSKHHAGIIVAGLYPLINETLPDGRNVSVVGARTPLNGTISRYEPVGYIPFKYLPQTIDPERGFAFAPNQPTVWVNYPFPFIGGYWSSGGRAEDIYHYLEYEGKVNVSDMMKLQSNVTDYWASLLTPLILKAIGSNVNNSAQETALKYLRGWNFTFYENEVAPTIYTYIVAEMVNNSIAKIVNNTGLGILDIASIPYIVPDLIYIAQHDPTSPWVNGNFSGLVEQSLAKAISLLQLNLGSNVSEWQWGKVHLLEIYNPLGLKALSVGPIPIFGDPHTLAVGSTPYIPTVPLPYVTVGSSLRFIASPYSSQFYGIFPGGPSESLVSELREDQLPLWLSFKYISYSGYNFNISARILLEA
- a CDS encoding ATP-binding protein, which gives rise to MICNIPKVTVTTWSAKNVILAGPTYKRYLEKTLEAVKNKDVASIIGQPGMGKTTILRKTQEEIKGLSFFLDLASKAEIGDEFWEKVDHFKLKEMVLPTLRGKGGKLGYGFLKRITGVKFEDWLVKVCGKYDDLHLRLYCLDYSRNFDGMLRFLSDLKEVTEVTLLMDEVRESHIPEIHRLINAGLGIPIVMAIPTDSYSKVTDLAIRRRLDESRVSLDTALTPEDIREIIDAYCHSLVDDIFPIILSLWNGGELNTVSSMLQYIKSQAENFEKDCGDNLDCVRERVRSFHSLKNPDEDSREIEKLIREVLTSDSKEMEISYVHSRGKRVEAKGKNLVVGVFFIKDEKAFVGSVKLMNDDKEEDEEVNLLSEVRVVDHEKRSYEVAGRFVLTNSVKLKVPDTVTKITVSTLEAVRILHGDTEMLREILRSVHFVLDTGNLVNGGEKEILT